The genomic interval TCACCGAACATCACGTCCCGGAGCGAACGACCGCCCACCGCACCCAGCTCGGCACACACCTCGTCCAACGCCACCGCGAACACCGGATCCGAGGCATACAACTCCCGCCCCATCCCCGCACGCTGCGCACCCTGACCCGTGAACAGCATCGCCACCCCGGTGCCCGGCTCGGCCGTCCCGGTGCGTACGCCCGCGGGCGTCCCGCCCTGGGCGAGCCCGTCGAGCAGGGTGGTCAGCTCCTCGCGGTCGGCGCAGTACAGGGCGGCGCGGTGCTCGAAGAGGGTGCGCGTGGTGGCGAGGGAGCAGGCGACGTCGAGCGGGTCGGCGCCGGTGCGCTCCAGGTGGTCGCGCAGCCGTGCGGCCTGGTCCCGTAACGCCTGTTCGGAGCGGCCCGACAGCACCAGCGGGACCCGGGCCGGAGTCGCGGGCCGCGCCGCGCGTGCACGCTCCACGCCCGGCGCCTCCTCCAGCACCACATGGCAGTTGGTGCCGCCCATGCCGAACGAGCTGACGCCCGCCAGCAGCGGTGCGCCGTCCTTGCCGGGGGCGAGCTCGGTGCGGGTCGTACGGACTTCGAGGCGGAGCCGCTCCAGCGGGATGGCCGGGTTGGGGGCGGTGAAGTTCAGGGAGGCCGGGAGGGTGCGCTCGCGGAGGCACAGCGCGGCCTTGACCAGGCCCGCGATGCCCGCGGCGCCCTCCAGGTGGCCGATGTTGGTCTTCACGGAGCCCACGAGCAGCGGGTCGTCGGCGGGGCGTTCCCGGCCGTAGACCGCGCCGAGGGCGTGGGCCTCGACGGGGTCGCCCACGGGGGTGCCCGTGCCGTGCAGTTCGACGAACCGCACGTCCGCGGGGCGGACGCCGGCCTGGGCGCAGGCCGCCCTGATGACGGCCTCCTGGCCTTCGCGGTCGGGGGCGGTGAGGCCGGGGCCGCCGCCGTCGTTGCCGAGGGCGGCGCCGCGTACGACGCAGTGCACGCGGTCGCCGTCGGCCAGGGCGTCGGCGAGGGGCTTGAGGACGACCGCGGCGCCGCCCTCGCCCCGTACGTAGCCGTTGGCGCGGGCGTCGAAGGTGTGGCAGCGGCCGTCGGGCGAGAGGGCGCCGAGCCGTTCCATGGCGGCCGAGCCGTCGTCGGCCAGGATCAGGCTGACGCCGCCGGCGACGGCCAGCCGCGAGGTGCCGTTGCGCAGGCTGTCCACGGCGAGGGCGACCGCGGCCAGCGAGGAGGACTGCGCGGTGTCCACGACCAGGCTCGGGCCGCGGGTGCCGAGGAAGTAGGAGAGGCGGTTGGCGAGCATGGCGCGCTGGAGGCCGGTGGCCGTGTGCGGGCCGACGGGGGCGCCGGTGCGGTGCAGCAGGGTGGCGTAGTCGTCGCTCATGGCGCCGACGAACACGCCCACCTGTTCGCCCCGCAGGGACTCCGGGAGGATCCCGGCGTCCTCCAGGGCCTCCCAGCCGAGTTCGAGCACGAGGCGCTGCTGGGGGTCGGTGTCCGCGGCCTCGCGCGGTGACATGCCGAAGAAGGCGGCGTCGAAGTCCGCGACCCCGTCGACCGTGCCGCGGCGGCGGCCGTCGGCGGCCCGGCCGACGGCCTCCGTCCCGGTGCTCAGCAGCTCCCAGAACGCGTCGGGGCCGGGTGCGCCGGGGAAGCGGCAGGCCATGCCGACGACGGCGACGGCCCCCGCCGGGGCGGGTACGGAGGAATCGGCGCGGCCGTCGTTCCGGTCGCCGCTTTTCGAAATCGCGAGATCTTCAGACACCAGCATTCCCCATGTGCTCGCCGTGCCATGTCATGTGAATTCCTGATTCCCCAAGATCGTACAGCGCGGCAGCACTCGGCCGGTGAAACGGTCAACAACCGGGAAGTAATTGTGTCAGGTCAGGAATGCGTGAATTGATTTCCGGAATTCGCCCGGGAATTGTGTCAGGTCCGCCTTGCGGCCGTGTCCGGCCCTCGCCGGGCGTCCCAGGCGGCGAGCAGTTCGCGTTCCCGGCCGGCGGCGAGGCCGCTGAGGTGGCCGTGGGTGTTGGCGAGGGGCAGTTCGGGGGCGGGGCGCTCGCGCAGGACGGCCCAGGTGTCGCGCACCGTCTCGGCGGGCGGGCGGCAGACGAGGCCCGCGGCCTCGGCACGGGTGGCGGGGGTGGCCCACATGCAGGTGTGTTCCGGCGCGTCGGGGATCCACATCGGCAGGTCGGTCCAGGGCGTCACACCGTGGCCGAGGAGGAAGTCGTCGTCGACCCACTCCAGTTCGGGGTCGGTGCCGGTGGCCTCGGCGCAGGCGGCGAGCCAGGCGCCGTAGGTGGTGTGGTCCTCGGGGGCGGCGACGATGTACGGGCCGGTGCGGCGCGCGTCGAGGCAGTGCAGGCCGAACGCGGCGATGTCCCGGGCGTCGATCACGCGCATGGCGAGGTCGGGGTTGCCGGGGGCGAGGACGCGCCGGCGCCCGCCCTCGGCCGCGCGCAGCCGCCACAGCCAGGCGTCCAGCTGGCCGACGTTGTCGTACGGGCCGGTGATCACCCCGGCCCGGAAGAGCAGGGTGCGGCCTTCGAAGTGGCGGGTGACGGCCCGTTCGCAGCCCGCCTTGAGGACGCCGTAGTCGCCGTCGTCGGGGCCGGCGTCCGGGGGGCAGTCGTGGGCGGGGGAATCGTCGTCGACCGACGGGTCGGCGCCCCAGCCGCGGAGGGCCGCGAGGCTCGACACGTAGAGGTAGGCGTCGGCGTGGCCGGACAGGACGCGGGCCCCCTCGCCGACGACGCGGGGGACGTAGCCGCAGGTGTCCACGACCGCGTCCCAGTGCCGGCCGCCGGCGACGAGCCGCTCCAGGTCGGCCGTGACCTCGCGGTCGCCGTGGACCGCTTCGACGCCGGGGAGGTCGGCGGCGCTGACCCCCCTGTTGAAGGTGGTGACCTCATGGCCGCGGGCCAGGGCCTCGGTGACGAAGGCACGCCCCACGAACTGTGAGCCGCCGATGACAAGGATCTTCACGGTGTACGTCCTCCTGTGGTCCCGGAGAGGCCATGGCCGGGCGGGGTCCGGCCACGGGGGAGGGGCGGGACGGCTCCGGCGGCCGGTGCCCCCTTGCGCGCCGCGCGCGGCGTCCCCGGCGCCCCGGTTCTCCGGAAAGCGGCGTCCGGACCGGGGATCCGGCCCGGCCGGCGGATGAGGGCCGGGGTCCGGGCAGCGCCCGTACGGGCCGCGCGCATACGTCGCCGCCGCGGCCCGAAAAGCGAATTGAACAGGACCGGGAATCGGCGGAACAACGATCCGCCCGGCATTGTGTCAAGTTCTCGTCGACCGGGGGATTTCGCACTGCATGCATGGTGTGTCAGGTCCGCCTTGTCGGCGATCTTGGCGATTCGTAGGGTCGGCCGCCGTCGCACCACTACTTTCCCAAGGAGAATGGCCGATGACCGAGGCCGTGACAGAGCCGTTGGAGCTCAGCAAGGAGGCCGACGCCCGGGAGCTGCTGGCCTGGTTCGCCTTCAACCGGGCCCACCACCCGGTCTTCTGGGACGAGGGCCGGCAGGCGTGGCAGGTCTTCCGCTACGACGACTACCTGACCGTCTCGACCCATCCGGAGTTCTTCTCCTCCGACTTCAACCAGGTCATGCCGACCCCGCCCGAGCTGGAGATGATCATCGGGCCGGGCACCATCGGCGCCCTCGACCCGCCGGCCCACGGGCCGATGCGCAAGCTGGTCAGCCAGGCGTTCACGCCCAAGCGGATGGCCGCCCTGGAGCCGCGGATCCGGGAGATCAACCAGGAGCTGCTGGACCAGGTGCGGGGCCGGGACACGATCGACGTCGTCGGCGACCTGTCGTACGCGCTGCCGGTCATCGTCATCGCCGAGCTGCTGGGCATCCCGGCCTCGGACCGCGACGTGTTCCGCGAGTGGGTCGACACGCTGCTGACCAACGAGGGCCTGGAGTACCCGAACCTGCCCGACAACTTCGGCGAGACGATCGGGCCGGCCCTCCAGGAGATGACCGACTACCTCCTGGAGCAGATCCGGAACAAGCGCGAGAACCCGGCCGACGACCTGATCACCGGCCTGGTCCAGGCCGAGCAGGACGGCGTCCGGCTCACCGATGTGGAGATCGTCAACATCGTCGCGCTGCTGCTGACCGCCGGGCACGTGTCGTCCAGCACCCTGCTCAGCAACCTCTTCCTGGTGCTGGAGGAGAACCCGGGGGCGCTGGCCGAGCTGCGTGCCGACCGGGGGCTCGCGGCGGGCGCGATCGAGGAGACGCTGCGCTACCGCAGCCCGTTCAACAACATCTTCCGTTTCCTCAAGGAGGACACGGACATCCTCGGCCCGGTCATGAAGAAGGGCGAGATGGTCATCGCGTGGAGCCAGTCGGCCAACCGCGACCCCGAGCACTTCCCCGACCCGGACACCTTCGACATCCGGCGCGCGGGCACCCGGCACATGGCCTTCGGGCACGGCATCCACCACTGCCTGGGCGCCTTCCTGGCCCGGCTGGAGGGCAAGGTGCTGCTGGAGCTGCTGCTGGACCAGGTCAGCTCGTTCCGGATCGACCACGACAAGACCCTCTACTACGAGGCCGACCAGCTCACGGCCAAGTACCTGCCCGTCCACGTCGAGTGGAGCTGACCGGGCCGCCGGCCCCGGGTTCCGCGGTCCGCGCCGGCCGCGGAGCCGCGCCCCGTCCCGAGAGGAGCGCCGCCATCGCCGAGAAAACCGCCGGGCAGCCGGCGAAGGCCCCGGCCCACGAGAGTGCCCCCGGCCCCGAGGGGGCCGCCGGTGCCCCGGACCCCGGCCCCGTCGGCCGGGTCAAGCCGTGCCGGCTGATCCGGCTCGAACAGCACATCGACCCGCGCGGCAGCCTCTCCGTGGTCGAGTCGGGCATGACCGTGGACTTCGCCATCGAGCGGGTCTACTACATGCACGGCCAGGCCGCGTCCTCGCCGCCGCGCGGGCTGCACGGGCACCGCACCCTGGAACAGCTGGTCATCGCCGTGCACGGCGGCTTCTCGATCAGCCTGGACGACGGGTTCCGGCGGGCCACGTACCGGCTGGACGAGCCGGGCGCCGGGCTCTACATCGGCCCGATGGTGTGGCGGGTGCTGAAGGACTTCGCGCCGGACTCCGTCGCGCTGGTCCTCGCGTCCCGGCACTACGAGGAGTCCGACTACTACCGGGACTACGACACCTTCCTGCGCGACGCACGGAGCCTGACGTGAACGTGCCCTTCCTCGATCTGAAGGCCCCCTACCGGGAGCTGCGGGCCGACATCGACGCCGCGCTCGGCCGGGTCGCCGCGTCGGGCCGCTATCTCCTCGGCCCGGAACTCGACGCGTTCGAGGCGGAGTTCGCGGCCTACTGCGGCAACGAGCACTGCGTCGCCGTCGGCAGCGGCTGCGACGCGCTGGAGCTGGCGCTGCGCGCCCTGGGCATCGGCCCCGGCGACGAGGTGGTGGTGCCCGCGCACACCTTCATCGCCACCTGGCTGGCCGTGTCCGCGACCGGGGCCCGGCCGGTGCCCGTGGACCCGTCCCCGGACGGGCTGTCCATGGACCTCGGGCTGGTCGAGGCGGCCCTGACGCCGCGCACCCGGGCCGTGCTGCCGGTCCACCTGTACGGCCACCCGGCCGACATGGACCCGCTGCTGGAGCTCGCCGGGCGGCACGGACTCGCGGTCGTGGAGGACGCGGCGCAGGCGCACGGCGCCCGCTACCGGGGCCGCCGGACCGGCTCCGGGCACGTGGTCGCCTTCAGCTTCTACCCGGGCAAGAACCTGGGCGCGATGGGCGACGGCGGGGCGGTCGTCACCGGTGACGCCGCCGTGGCCGAACGGGTGCGGCTGCTGCGTAACTTCGGGTCCCGGGAGAAG from Streptomyces albireticuli carries:
- a CDS encoding DegT/DnrJ/EryC1/StrS family aminotransferase — protein: MNVPFLDLKAPYRELRADIDAALGRVAASGRYLLGPELDAFEAEFAAYCGNEHCVAVGSGCDALELALRALGIGPGDEVVVPAHTFIATWLAVSATGARPVPVDPSPDGLSMDLGLVEAALTPRTRAVLPVHLYGHPADMDPLLELAGRHGLAVVEDAAQAHGARYRGRRTGSGHVVAFSFYPGKNLGAMGDGGAVVTGDAAVAERVRLLRNFGSREKYRHEVRAGNSRLDEFQAAVLRAKLPRLDAWNARRAAVAARYGEGLAGLPGIVLPEAAPWADPVWHLYVIRSAERDALRRELDRAGVATLIHYPVPPHRSPAYADDPAGAPEGTHPRTERLAAQVLSLPLGPHLGDDEAGAVVAAVAAAVAATGGAGAGRRLPQPTEKR
- a CDS encoding NAD-dependent epimerase/dehydratase family protein, with product MKILVIGGSQFVGRAFVTEALARGHEVTTFNRGVSAADLPGVEAVHGDREVTADLERLVAGGRHWDAVVDTCGYVPRVVGEGARVLSGHADAYLYVSSLAALRGWGADPSVDDDSPAHDCPPDAGPDDGDYGVLKAGCERAVTRHFEGRTLLFRAGVITGPYDNVGQLDAWLWRLRAAEGGRRRVLAPGNPDLAMRVIDARDIAAFGLHCLDARRTGPYIVAAPEDHTTYGAWLAACAEATGTDPELEWVDDDFLLGHGVTPWTDLPMWIPDAPEHTCMWATPATRAEAAGLVCRPPAETVRDTWAVLRERPAPELPLANTHGHLSGLAAGRERELLAAWDARRGPDTAARRT
- a CDS encoding cytochrome P450, translated to MTEAVTEPLELSKEADARELLAWFAFNRAHHPVFWDEGRQAWQVFRYDDYLTVSTHPEFFSSDFNQVMPTPPELEMIIGPGTIGALDPPAHGPMRKLVSQAFTPKRMAALEPRIREINQELLDQVRGRDTIDVVGDLSYALPVIVIAELLGIPASDRDVFREWVDTLLTNEGLEYPNLPDNFGETIGPALQEMTDYLLEQIRNKRENPADDLITGLVQAEQDGVRLTDVEIVNIVALLLTAGHVSSSTLLSNLFLVLEENPGALAELRADRGLAAGAIEETLRYRSPFNNIFRFLKEDTDILGPVMKKGEMVIAWSQSANRDPEHFPDPDTFDIRRAGTRHMAFGHGIHHCLGAFLARLEGKVLLELLLDQVSSFRIDHDKTLYYEADQLTAKYLPVHVEWS
- a CDS encoding sugar 3,4-ketoisomerase — its product is MELTGPPAPGSAVRAGRGAAPRPERSAAIAEKTAGQPAKAPAHESAPGPEGAAGAPDPGPVGRVKPCRLIRLEQHIDPRGSLSVVESGMTVDFAIERVYYMHGQAASSPPRGLHGHRTLEQLVIAVHGGFSISLDDGFRRATYRLDEPGAGLYIGPMVWRVLKDFAPDSVALVLASRHYEESDYYRDYDTFLRDARSLT